The following are encoded in a window of Cervus canadensis isolate Bull #8, Minnesota chromosome 11, ASM1932006v1, whole genome shotgun sequence genomic DNA:
- the SPI1 gene encoding transcription factor PU.1 isoform X9 — protein sequence MLQACKMEGFPLVPPQPSEDLVPYDTDLYQRQTHEYYPYLSSDGESHSDHYWDFHPHHVHSEFESFAENHFTELQSVQPPQLQQLYRHMELEQMHVLDTPMAPPHASLGPHQVSYMPRMCLPYPSLSPARPSSDEEEGERQSPPLEVSDGEADGLEPGSGLLHGETGSKKKIRLYQFLLDLLRSGDMKDSIWWVDKDKGTFQFSSKHKEALAHRWGIQKGNRKKMTYQKMARALRNYGKTGEVKKVKKKLTYQFSGEVLGRGGLAERRHPPH from the exons ATGTTACAGGCGTGCAAAATGGAAGGGTTTCCCCTCGTCCCCCCT CAGCCATCGGAAGACCTAGTTCCCTATGACACGGATCTCTACCAGCGCCAAACGCACGAGTATTACCCCTATCTCAGCAGTGATGGAGAAAGCCACAGCG ACCATTACTGGGACTTCCACCCGCACCACGTGCATAGCGAGTTCGAGAGCTTCGCGGAGAACCACTTCACGGAGCTGCAGAGCGTCCAGCCCCCGCAGCTGCAGCAGCTCTACCGCCACATGGAGCTGGAGCAGATGCACGTGCTCGACACCCCCATGGCTCCTCCCCACGCCAGCCTCGGTCCCCACCAG gtctcctacatgCCCCGGATGTGCCTGCCGTACCCCTCGCTGTCCCCCGCCCGGCCCAGCTCGGATGAAGAGGAGGGGGAGCGGCAGAGCCCCCCGCTGGAGGTGTCCGATGGGGAGGCCGACGGCCTGGAGCCAGGGTCTGGCCTCCTGCACGGGGAGACAG GCAGCAAGAAGAAGATCCGCCTGTACCAGTTCCTGCTGGACCTGCTGCGCAGCGGCGACATGAAGGACAGCATCTGGTGGGTGGACAAGGACAAGGGCACGTTCCAGTTCTCGTCCAAGCACAAGGAGGCGCTGGCGCACCGCTGGGGCATCCAGAAGGGCAACCGCAAGAAGATGACCTACCAGAAGATGGCCCGAGCGCTGCGCAACTACGGCAAGACGGGCGAGGTCAAGAAGGTCAAGAAGAAGCTCACCTACCAGTTCAGCGGGGAGGTGCTGGGCCGCGGGGGCCTGGCCGAGCGGCGCCACCCGCCCCACTGA
- the SPI1 gene encoding transcription factor PU.1 isoform X10, with translation MLQACKMEGFPLVPPPSEDLVPYDTDLYQRQTHEYYPYLSSDGESHSDHYWDFHPHHVHSEFESFAENHFTELQSVQPPQLQQLYRHMELEQMHVLDTPMAPPHASLGPHQVSYMPRMCLPYPSLSPARPSSDEEEGERQSPPLEVSDGEADGLEPGSGLLHGETGSKKKIRLYQFLLDLLRSGDMKDSIWWVDKDKGTFQFSSKHKEALAHRWGIQKGNRKKMTYQKMARALRNYGKTGEVKKVKKKLTYQFSGEVLGRGGLAERRHPPH, from the exons ATGTTACAGGCGTGCAAAATGGAAGGGTTTCCCCTCGTCCCCCCT CCATCGGAAGACCTAGTTCCCTATGACACGGATCTCTACCAGCGCCAAACGCACGAGTATTACCCCTATCTCAGCAGTGATGGAGAAAGCCACAGCG ACCATTACTGGGACTTCCACCCGCACCACGTGCATAGCGAGTTCGAGAGCTTCGCGGAGAACCACTTCACGGAGCTGCAGAGCGTCCAGCCCCCGCAGCTGCAGCAGCTCTACCGCCACATGGAGCTGGAGCAGATGCACGTGCTCGACACCCCCATGGCTCCTCCCCACGCCAGCCTCGGTCCCCACCAG gtctcctacatgCCCCGGATGTGCCTGCCGTACCCCTCGCTGTCCCCCGCCCGGCCCAGCTCGGATGAAGAGGAGGGGGAGCGGCAGAGCCCCCCGCTGGAGGTGTCCGATGGGGAGGCCGACGGCCTGGAGCCAGGGTCTGGCCTCCTGCACGGGGAGACAG GCAGCAAGAAGAAGATCCGCCTGTACCAGTTCCTGCTGGACCTGCTGCGCAGCGGCGACATGAAGGACAGCATCTGGTGGGTGGACAAGGACAAGGGCACGTTCCAGTTCTCGTCCAAGCACAAGGAGGCGCTGGCGCACCGCTGGGGCATCCAGAAGGGCAACCGCAAGAAGATGACCTACCAGAAGATGGCCCGAGCGCTGCGCAACTACGGCAAGACGGGCGAGGTCAAGAAGGTCAAGAAGAAGCTCACCTACCAGTTCAGCGGGGAGGTGCTGGGCCGCGGGGGCCTGGCCGAGCGGCGCCACCCGCCCCACTGA
- the SPI1 gene encoding transcription factor PU.1 isoform X4 encodes MLGHTHGGGERPGDCWEASGCACPSARPGSGVRGGGEGWGDGGRETTECPRRTGEEGEAPKASAPALRGPSEDLVPYDTDLYQRQTHEYYPYLSSDGESHSDHYWDFHPHHVHSEFESFAENHFTELQSVQPPQLQQLYRHMELEQMHVLDTPMAPPHASLGPHQVSYMPRMCLPYPSLSPARPSSDEEEGERQSPPLEVSDGEADGLEPGSGLLHGETGSKKKIRLYQFLLDLLRSGDMKDSIWWVDKDKGTFQFSSKHKEALAHRWGIQKGNRKKMTYQKMARALRNYGKTGEVKKVKKKLTYQFSGEVLGRGGLAERRHPPH; translated from the exons ATGCTCGGGCACACGcacgggggtggggagaggcctgGTGACTGTTGGGAAGCCTCTGGGTGTGCATGTCCCAGTGCCCGGCCAGGCAGTGGGGtgcggggagggggagagggatggggagaCGGAGGGAGGGAGACCACGGAGTGTCCCCGGAggacaggggaggagggagaggcccCCAAAGCCTCGGCCCCAGCGCTGCGCGGG CCATCGGAAGACCTAGTTCCCTATGACACGGATCTCTACCAGCGCCAAACGCACGAGTATTACCCCTATCTCAGCAGTGATGGAGAAAGCCACAGCG ACCATTACTGGGACTTCCACCCGCACCACGTGCATAGCGAGTTCGAGAGCTTCGCGGAGAACCACTTCACGGAGCTGCAGAGCGTCCAGCCCCCGCAGCTGCAGCAGCTCTACCGCCACATGGAGCTGGAGCAGATGCACGTGCTCGACACCCCCATGGCTCCTCCCCACGCCAGCCTCGGTCCCCACCAG gtctcctacatgCCCCGGATGTGCCTGCCGTACCCCTCGCTGTCCCCCGCCCGGCCCAGCTCGGATGAAGAGGAGGGGGAGCGGCAGAGCCCCCCGCTGGAGGTGTCCGATGGGGAGGCCGACGGCCTGGAGCCAGGGTCTGGCCTCCTGCACGGGGAGACAG GCAGCAAGAAGAAGATCCGCCTGTACCAGTTCCTGCTGGACCTGCTGCGCAGCGGCGACATGAAGGACAGCATCTGGTGGGTGGACAAGGACAAGGGCACGTTCCAGTTCTCGTCCAAGCACAAGGAGGCGCTGGCGCACCGCTGGGGCATCCAGAAGGGCAACCGCAAGAAGATGACCTACCAGAAGATGGCCCGAGCGCTGCGCAACTACGGCAAGACGGGCGAGGTCAAGAAGGTCAAGAAGAAGCTCACCTACCAGTTCAGCGGGGAGGTGCTGGGCCGCGGGGGCCTGGCCGAGCGGCGCCACCCGCCCCACTGA
- the SPI1 gene encoding transcription factor PU.1 isoform X2, producing MLGHTHGGGERPGDCWEASGCACPSARPGSGVRGGGEGWGDGGRETTECPRRTGEEGEAPKASAPALRGPSEDLVPYDTDLYQRQTHEYYPYLSSDGESHSGREATEPVRGGAAGRWDPALSAPDHYWDFHPHHVHSEFESFAENHFTELQSVQPPQLQQLYRHMELEQMHVLDTPMAPPHASLGPHQVSYMPRMCLPYPSLSPARPSSDEEEGERQSPPLEVSDGEADGLEPGSGLLHGETGSKKKIRLYQFLLDLLRSGDMKDSIWWVDKDKGTFQFSSKHKEALAHRWGIQKGNRKKMTYQKMARALRNYGKTGEVKKVKKKLTYQFSGEVLGRGGLAERRHPPH from the exons ATGCTCGGGCACACGcacgggggtggggagaggcctgGTGACTGTTGGGAAGCCTCTGGGTGTGCATGTCCCAGTGCCCGGCCAGGCAGTGGGGtgcggggagggggagagggatggggagaCGGAGGGAGGGAGACCACGGAGTGTCCCCGGAggacaggggaggagggagaggcccCCAAAGCCTCGGCCCCAGCGCTGCGCGGG CCATCGGAAGACCTAGTTCCCTATGACACGGATCTCTACCAGCGCCAAACGCACGAGTATTACCCCTATCTCAGCAGTGATGGAGAAAGCCACAGCG GCAGAGAGGCTACGGAACCTGTACGAGGAGGCGCAGCTGGCCGGTGGGACCCAGCTCTGTCCGCTCCAG ACCATTACTGGGACTTCCACCCGCACCACGTGCATAGCGAGTTCGAGAGCTTCGCGGAGAACCACTTCACGGAGCTGCAGAGCGTCCAGCCCCCGCAGCTGCAGCAGCTCTACCGCCACATGGAGCTGGAGCAGATGCACGTGCTCGACACCCCCATGGCTCCTCCCCACGCCAGCCTCGGTCCCCACCAG gtctcctacatgCCCCGGATGTGCCTGCCGTACCCCTCGCTGTCCCCCGCCCGGCCCAGCTCGGATGAAGAGGAGGGGGAGCGGCAGAGCCCCCCGCTGGAGGTGTCCGATGGGGAGGCCGACGGCCTGGAGCCAGGGTCTGGCCTCCTGCACGGGGAGACAG GCAGCAAGAAGAAGATCCGCCTGTACCAGTTCCTGCTGGACCTGCTGCGCAGCGGCGACATGAAGGACAGCATCTGGTGGGTGGACAAGGACAAGGGCACGTTCCAGTTCTCGTCCAAGCACAAGGAGGCGCTGGCGCACCGCTGGGGCATCCAGAAGGGCAACCGCAAGAAGATGACCTACCAGAAGATGGCCCGAGCGCTGCGCAACTACGGCAAGACGGGCGAGGTCAAGAAGGTCAAGAAGAAGCTCACCTACCAGTTCAGCGGGGAGGTGCTGGGCCGCGGGGGCCTGGCCGAGCGGCGCCACCCGCCCCACTGA
- the SPI1 gene encoding transcription factor PU.1 isoform X7 — translation MDTGLSACVSVLGGEGWIPVSTPGALRAPLGGCILACVPGQPSEDLVPYDTDLYQRQTHEYYPYLSSDGESHSDHYWDFHPHHVHSEFESFAENHFTELQSVQPPQLQQLYRHMELEQMHVLDTPMAPPHASLGPHQVSYMPRMCLPYPSLSPARPSSDEEEGERQSPPLEVSDGEADGLEPGSGLLHGETGSKKKIRLYQFLLDLLRSGDMKDSIWWVDKDKGTFQFSSKHKEALAHRWGIQKGNRKKMTYQKMARALRNYGKTGEVKKVKKKLTYQFSGEVLGRGGLAERRHPPH, via the exons ATGGACACGGGCCTGAGTGCGTGTGTCAGCGTGCTTGGAGGCGAGGGATGGATTCCTGTGTCAACCCCAGGGGCCCTGCGAGCACCTTTAGGTGGGTGCATACTGGCGTGTGTGCCCGGG CAGCCATCGGAAGACCTAGTTCCCTATGACACGGATCTCTACCAGCGCCAAACGCACGAGTATTACCCCTATCTCAGCAGTGATGGAGAAAGCCACAGCG ACCATTACTGGGACTTCCACCCGCACCACGTGCATAGCGAGTTCGAGAGCTTCGCGGAGAACCACTTCACGGAGCTGCAGAGCGTCCAGCCCCCGCAGCTGCAGCAGCTCTACCGCCACATGGAGCTGGAGCAGATGCACGTGCTCGACACCCCCATGGCTCCTCCCCACGCCAGCCTCGGTCCCCACCAG gtctcctacatgCCCCGGATGTGCCTGCCGTACCCCTCGCTGTCCCCCGCCCGGCCCAGCTCGGATGAAGAGGAGGGGGAGCGGCAGAGCCCCCCGCTGGAGGTGTCCGATGGGGAGGCCGACGGCCTGGAGCCAGGGTCTGGCCTCCTGCACGGGGAGACAG GCAGCAAGAAGAAGATCCGCCTGTACCAGTTCCTGCTGGACCTGCTGCGCAGCGGCGACATGAAGGACAGCATCTGGTGGGTGGACAAGGACAAGGGCACGTTCCAGTTCTCGTCCAAGCACAAGGAGGCGCTGGCGCACCGCTGGGGCATCCAGAAGGGCAACCGCAAGAAGATGACCTACCAGAAGATGGCCCGAGCGCTGCGCAACTACGGCAAGACGGGCGAGGTCAAGAAGGTCAAGAAGAAGCTCACCTACCAGTTCAGCGGGGAGGTGCTGGGCCGCGGGGGCCTGGCCGAGCGGCGCCACCCGCCCCACTGA
- the SPI1 gene encoding transcription factor PU.1 isoform X3, whose protein sequence is MLGHTHGGGERPGDCWEASGCACPSARPGSGVRGGGEGWGDGGRETTECPRRTGEEGEAPKASAPALRGQPSEDLVPYDTDLYQRQTHEYYPYLSSDGESHSDHYWDFHPHHVHSEFESFAENHFTELQSVQPPQLQQLYRHMELEQMHVLDTPMAPPHASLGPHQVSYMPRMCLPYPSLSPARPSSDEEEGERQSPPLEVSDGEADGLEPGSGLLHGETGSKKKIRLYQFLLDLLRSGDMKDSIWWVDKDKGTFQFSSKHKEALAHRWGIQKGNRKKMTYQKMARALRNYGKTGEVKKVKKKLTYQFSGEVLGRGGLAERRHPPH, encoded by the exons ATGCTCGGGCACACGcacgggggtggggagaggcctgGTGACTGTTGGGAAGCCTCTGGGTGTGCATGTCCCAGTGCCCGGCCAGGCAGTGGGGtgcggggagggggagagggatggggagaCGGAGGGAGGGAGACCACGGAGTGTCCCCGGAggacaggggaggagggagaggcccCCAAAGCCTCGGCCCCAGCGCTGCGCGGG CAGCCATCGGAAGACCTAGTTCCCTATGACACGGATCTCTACCAGCGCCAAACGCACGAGTATTACCCCTATCTCAGCAGTGATGGAGAAAGCCACAGCG ACCATTACTGGGACTTCCACCCGCACCACGTGCATAGCGAGTTCGAGAGCTTCGCGGAGAACCACTTCACGGAGCTGCAGAGCGTCCAGCCCCCGCAGCTGCAGCAGCTCTACCGCCACATGGAGCTGGAGCAGATGCACGTGCTCGACACCCCCATGGCTCCTCCCCACGCCAGCCTCGGTCCCCACCAG gtctcctacatgCCCCGGATGTGCCTGCCGTACCCCTCGCTGTCCCCCGCCCGGCCCAGCTCGGATGAAGAGGAGGGGGAGCGGCAGAGCCCCCCGCTGGAGGTGTCCGATGGGGAGGCCGACGGCCTGGAGCCAGGGTCTGGCCTCCTGCACGGGGAGACAG GCAGCAAGAAGAAGATCCGCCTGTACCAGTTCCTGCTGGACCTGCTGCGCAGCGGCGACATGAAGGACAGCATCTGGTGGGTGGACAAGGACAAGGGCACGTTCCAGTTCTCGTCCAAGCACAAGGAGGCGCTGGCGCACCGCTGGGGCATCCAGAAGGGCAACCGCAAGAAGATGACCTACCAGAAGATGGCCCGAGCGCTGCGCAACTACGGCAAGACGGGCGAGGTCAAGAAGGTCAAGAAGAAGCTCACCTACCAGTTCAGCGGGGAGGTGCTGGGCCGCGGGGGCCTGGCCGAGCGGCGCCACCCGCCCCACTGA
- the SPI1 gene encoding transcription factor PU.1 isoform X8: MDTGLSACVSVLGGEGWIPVSTPGALRAPLGGCILACVPGPSEDLVPYDTDLYQRQTHEYYPYLSSDGESHSDHYWDFHPHHVHSEFESFAENHFTELQSVQPPQLQQLYRHMELEQMHVLDTPMAPPHASLGPHQVSYMPRMCLPYPSLSPARPSSDEEEGERQSPPLEVSDGEADGLEPGSGLLHGETGSKKKIRLYQFLLDLLRSGDMKDSIWWVDKDKGTFQFSSKHKEALAHRWGIQKGNRKKMTYQKMARALRNYGKTGEVKKVKKKLTYQFSGEVLGRGGLAERRHPPH; encoded by the exons ATGGACACGGGCCTGAGTGCGTGTGTCAGCGTGCTTGGAGGCGAGGGATGGATTCCTGTGTCAACCCCAGGGGCCCTGCGAGCACCTTTAGGTGGGTGCATACTGGCGTGTGTGCCCGGG CCATCGGAAGACCTAGTTCCCTATGACACGGATCTCTACCAGCGCCAAACGCACGAGTATTACCCCTATCTCAGCAGTGATGGAGAAAGCCACAGCG ACCATTACTGGGACTTCCACCCGCACCACGTGCATAGCGAGTTCGAGAGCTTCGCGGAGAACCACTTCACGGAGCTGCAGAGCGTCCAGCCCCCGCAGCTGCAGCAGCTCTACCGCCACATGGAGCTGGAGCAGATGCACGTGCTCGACACCCCCATGGCTCCTCCCCACGCCAGCCTCGGTCCCCACCAG gtctcctacatgCCCCGGATGTGCCTGCCGTACCCCTCGCTGTCCCCCGCCCGGCCCAGCTCGGATGAAGAGGAGGGGGAGCGGCAGAGCCCCCCGCTGGAGGTGTCCGATGGGGAGGCCGACGGCCTGGAGCCAGGGTCTGGCCTCCTGCACGGGGAGACAG GCAGCAAGAAGAAGATCCGCCTGTACCAGTTCCTGCTGGACCTGCTGCGCAGCGGCGACATGAAGGACAGCATCTGGTGGGTGGACAAGGACAAGGGCACGTTCCAGTTCTCGTCCAAGCACAAGGAGGCGCTGGCGCACCGCTGGGGCATCCAGAAGGGCAACCGCAAGAAGATGACCTACCAGAAGATGGCCCGAGCGCTGCGCAACTACGGCAAGACGGGCGAGGTCAAGAAGGTCAAGAAGAAGCTCACCTACCAGTTCAGCGGGGAGGTGCTGGGCCGCGGGGGCCTGGCCGAGCGGCGCCACCCGCCCCACTGA
- the SPI1 gene encoding transcription factor PU.1 isoform X6, whose protein sequence is MDTGLSACVSVLGGEGWIPVSTPGALRAPLGGCILACVPGPSEDLVPYDTDLYQRQTHEYYPYLSSDGESHSGREATEPVRGGAAGRWDPALSAPDHYWDFHPHHVHSEFESFAENHFTELQSVQPPQLQQLYRHMELEQMHVLDTPMAPPHASLGPHQVSYMPRMCLPYPSLSPARPSSDEEEGERQSPPLEVSDGEADGLEPGSGLLHGETGSKKKIRLYQFLLDLLRSGDMKDSIWWVDKDKGTFQFSSKHKEALAHRWGIQKGNRKKMTYQKMARALRNYGKTGEVKKVKKKLTYQFSGEVLGRGGLAERRHPPH, encoded by the exons ATGGACACGGGCCTGAGTGCGTGTGTCAGCGTGCTTGGAGGCGAGGGATGGATTCCTGTGTCAACCCCAGGGGCCCTGCGAGCACCTTTAGGTGGGTGCATACTGGCGTGTGTGCCCGGG CCATCGGAAGACCTAGTTCCCTATGACACGGATCTCTACCAGCGCCAAACGCACGAGTATTACCCCTATCTCAGCAGTGATGGAGAAAGCCACAGCG GCAGAGAGGCTACGGAACCTGTACGAGGAGGCGCAGCTGGCCGGTGGGACCCAGCTCTGTCCGCTCCAG ACCATTACTGGGACTTCCACCCGCACCACGTGCATAGCGAGTTCGAGAGCTTCGCGGAGAACCACTTCACGGAGCTGCAGAGCGTCCAGCCCCCGCAGCTGCAGCAGCTCTACCGCCACATGGAGCTGGAGCAGATGCACGTGCTCGACACCCCCATGGCTCCTCCCCACGCCAGCCTCGGTCCCCACCAG gtctcctacatgCCCCGGATGTGCCTGCCGTACCCCTCGCTGTCCCCCGCCCGGCCCAGCTCGGATGAAGAGGAGGGGGAGCGGCAGAGCCCCCCGCTGGAGGTGTCCGATGGGGAGGCCGACGGCCTGGAGCCAGGGTCTGGCCTCCTGCACGGGGAGACAG GCAGCAAGAAGAAGATCCGCCTGTACCAGTTCCTGCTGGACCTGCTGCGCAGCGGCGACATGAAGGACAGCATCTGGTGGGTGGACAAGGACAAGGGCACGTTCCAGTTCTCGTCCAAGCACAAGGAGGCGCTGGCGCACCGCTGGGGCATCCAGAAGGGCAACCGCAAGAAGATGACCTACCAGAAGATGGCCCGAGCGCTGCGCAACTACGGCAAGACGGGCGAGGTCAAGAAGGTCAAGAAGAAGCTCACCTACCAGTTCAGCGGGGAGGTGCTGGGCCGCGGGGGCCTGGCCGAGCGGCGCCACCCGCCCCACTGA
- the SPI1 gene encoding transcription factor PU.1 isoform X1, with protein sequence MLGHTHGGGERPGDCWEASGCACPSARPGSGVRGGGEGWGDGGRETTECPRRTGEEGEAPKASAPALRGQPSEDLVPYDTDLYQRQTHEYYPYLSSDGESHSGREATEPVRGGAAGRWDPALSAPDHYWDFHPHHVHSEFESFAENHFTELQSVQPPQLQQLYRHMELEQMHVLDTPMAPPHASLGPHQVSYMPRMCLPYPSLSPARPSSDEEEGERQSPPLEVSDGEADGLEPGSGLLHGETGSKKKIRLYQFLLDLLRSGDMKDSIWWVDKDKGTFQFSSKHKEALAHRWGIQKGNRKKMTYQKMARALRNYGKTGEVKKVKKKLTYQFSGEVLGRGGLAERRHPPH encoded by the exons ATGCTCGGGCACACGcacgggggtggggagaggcctgGTGACTGTTGGGAAGCCTCTGGGTGTGCATGTCCCAGTGCCCGGCCAGGCAGTGGGGtgcggggagggggagagggatggggagaCGGAGGGAGGGAGACCACGGAGTGTCCCCGGAggacaggggaggagggagaggcccCCAAAGCCTCGGCCCCAGCGCTGCGCGGG CAGCCATCGGAAGACCTAGTTCCCTATGACACGGATCTCTACCAGCGCCAAACGCACGAGTATTACCCCTATCTCAGCAGTGATGGAGAAAGCCACAGCG GCAGAGAGGCTACGGAACCTGTACGAGGAGGCGCAGCTGGCCGGTGGGACCCAGCTCTGTCCGCTCCAG ACCATTACTGGGACTTCCACCCGCACCACGTGCATAGCGAGTTCGAGAGCTTCGCGGAGAACCACTTCACGGAGCTGCAGAGCGTCCAGCCCCCGCAGCTGCAGCAGCTCTACCGCCACATGGAGCTGGAGCAGATGCACGTGCTCGACACCCCCATGGCTCCTCCCCACGCCAGCCTCGGTCCCCACCAG gtctcctacatgCCCCGGATGTGCCTGCCGTACCCCTCGCTGTCCCCCGCCCGGCCCAGCTCGGATGAAGAGGAGGGGGAGCGGCAGAGCCCCCCGCTGGAGGTGTCCGATGGGGAGGCCGACGGCCTGGAGCCAGGGTCTGGCCTCCTGCACGGGGAGACAG GCAGCAAGAAGAAGATCCGCCTGTACCAGTTCCTGCTGGACCTGCTGCGCAGCGGCGACATGAAGGACAGCATCTGGTGGGTGGACAAGGACAAGGGCACGTTCCAGTTCTCGTCCAAGCACAAGGAGGCGCTGGCGCACCGCTGGGGCATCCAGAAGGGCAACCGCAAGAAGATGACCTACCAGAAGATGGCCCGAGCGCTGCGCAACTACGGCAAGACGGGCGAGGTCAAGAAGGTCAAGAAGAAGCTCACCTACCAGTTCAGCGGGGAGGTGCTGGGCCGCGGGGGCCTGGCCGAGCGGCGCCACCCGCCCCACTGA
- the SPI1 gene encoding transcription factor PU.1 isoform X5 — MDTGLSACVSVLGGEGWIPVSTPGALRAPLGGCILACVPGQPSEDLVPYDTDLYQRQTHEYYPYLSSDGESHSGREATEPVRGGAAGRWDPALSAPDHYWDFHPHHVHSEFESFAENHFTELQSVQPPQLQQLYRHMELEQMHVLDTPMAPPHASLGPHQVSYMPRMCLPYPSLSPARPSSDEEEGERQSPPLEVSDGEADGLEPGSGLLHGETGSKKKIRLYQFLLDLLRSGDMKDSIWWVDKDKGTFQFSSKHKEALAHRWGIQKGNRKKMTYQKMARALRNYGKTGEVKKVKKKLTYQFSGEVLGRGGLAERRHPPH; from the exons ATGGACACGGGCCTGAGTGCGTGTGTCAGCGTGCTTGGAGGCGAGGGATGGATTCCTGTGTCAACCCCAGGGGCCCTGCGAGCACCTTTAGGTGGGTGCATACTGGCGTGTGTGCCCGGG CAGCCATCGGAAGACCTAGTTCCCTATGACACGGATCTCTACCAGCGCCAAACGCACGAGTATTACCCCTATCTCAGCAGTGATGGAGAAAGCCACAGCG GCAGAGAGGCTACGGAACCTGTACGAGGAGGCGCAGCTGGCCGGTGGGACCCAGCTCTGTCCGCTCCAG ACCATTACTGGGACTTCCACCCGCACCACGTGCATAGCGAGTTCGAGAGCTTCGCGGAGAACCACTTCACGGAGCTGCAGAGCGTCCAGCCCCCGCAGCTGCAGCAGCTCTACCGCCACATGGAGCTGGAGCAGATGCACGTGCTCGACACCCCCATGGCTCCTCCCCACGCCAGCCTCGGTCCCCACCAG gtctcctacatgCCCCGGATGTGCCTGCCGTACCCCTCGCTGTCCCCCGCCCGGCCCAGCTCGGATGAAGAGGAGGGGGAGCGGCAGAGCCCCCCGCTGGAGGTGTCCGATGGGGAGGCCGACGGCCTGGAGCCAGGGTCTGGCCTCCTGCACGGGGAGACAG GCAGCAAGAAGAAGATCCGCCTGTACCAGTTCCTGCTGGACCTGCTGCGCAGCGGCGACATGAAGGACAGCATCTGGTGGGTGGACAAGGACAAGGGCACGTTCCAGTTCTCGTCCAAGCACAAGGAGGCGCTGGCGCACCGCTGGGGCATCCAGAAGGGCAACCGCAAGAAGATGACCTACCAGAAGATGGCCCGAGCGCTGCGCAACTACGGCAAGACGGGCGAGGTCAAGAAGGTCAAGAAGAAGCTCACCTACCAGTTCAGCGGGGAGGTGCTGGGCCGCGGGGGCCTGGCCGAGCGGCGCCACCCGCCCCACTGA